A segment of the Hemicordylus capensis ecotype Gifberg chromosome 6, rHemCap1.1.pri, whole genome shotgun sequence genome:
TCTCTGCAAGAGACACACATTTGGAACATGcagctttcctcagtgctggagATGCAAATAGGAAACCTTCACCTGTTGACTTGTGCTTAGTATTCATTGGTTAAAAGCAcaagcctggttcacacaggaGAACTACAGGATCAGGGATGTGTGGCTCATGTGTATGAATAGGCCATTGTAGATGTAAACAACTCAAAACAggattttttcacacaacatcaGCTCTGTAATGTTTTCCAGTGCAATCAGTTCACCTGTTCTGATACAACTCGTGGAAGTGATAACGTGCCGCGCATAGGCAAGCATGTTTGAACCAACATACAGGGCCTCTATTTGTATTAAAGGCAGCAGTCCAAGAGAGTAACAGGCAGAGAGGAATTCCATTTTGGACAAGCTGCCAAGGATTATCATCTGCTCCTAAGAACACAAGagccctgttttccacagtggccaaccaaacaCCTCTGGGAAACCCAGAAGTGGAATATGTAGGAAAATAACCCTCTCAGGGTGTTTATCCCCAGCAAGTGATTCAGAAGCATGTGGCCCCTGAACCAGGGCTGGATTGTCCATTGGGCACAACAGGCATAGTGCCTAGGGCCTAAGACACTCCTAAGGGCGAACAAAAAGGTTTTAGGCCCCAAAAGAATCTCAGatgccaaaagagagagagagagagaaaagaaaatgtcTAAGTCAAACTCAATAATTTGCCTTAATTGTAGAATGCTGGATAACTGAATTATGATATTAGCTCTGACTTCAGTAAATGTAAATTAAACATTCACTTGCCTTCTTTTAGAAAATAATGGATAATCCAGCCCTGCGGATGCCCATACTGACACATTAGCCACATTATGGGACATCTTAGGAGACCTATACATTGGACACAATGCAAATATTTATCTGTAGATCTATCTTGGGGGCCTATGATTATGAGAGTGCCAAGGGCCTTGAAAGActttaatccggccctgctctgAAGCTGTTGATAGCATATAGCCATCTTGATTAGTAGTTACTGATACACTTCTCCTCCTTGAATTTGCCagtccccttttaaagtcatctaagatGGTGCCCATCACCACCACACCTTCTTAACGCTGGATTCTATACAtcggttaccttagagagctccaccttctgcatgatccccaccaccacacattaaggtcatctgaggaggtcggtctccagttgccaccggtacatCTGATGGCGGCTTAGATGGCggcccttctctgtagctgctcccgtggaatgcactcccggcagaaatccatagtttgagttcatggttggccttcaagagagcctggccttccagggtttttaaaaatgttttaattgttgttaatggttttatactgttttttaaaaaatggttttgtattgattATAAATGACCGATTcacgggttttgtttttgttattgtgcacaacccagagctgtttggatggggcagtatagcaatgtaataaataaataaataatcttgttTTGTGTGAaggaagcacttccttttgtctctCTGGTCTCCTGCCAATCCATTTTACtggatgaccctgggttctagtgttataggCAAGGGATTAAAATGTCTCTCCATTCCGCCCGCCCCCCCAGACAGTAACTGATGGGGGTAAAGGGAGCCCACCCACTCATCCCTTACCTTCTGTCTACATTCACTCATCATTACTTTGCAGCTGATCTTTTGCTTAGCTTAGCTGAGGGacacttagctttttttttttttagaagactACAATGGACAGGGTTAGGATTTGGTTAAAACtaggcgggggggcggggagagtccGGAGGGCTGCATTAGGACCTGACCGCATCATATTGTCGTAATTCAAACACTGGACGCATCAGGAGTGTTCGTAGTGCAACTCTTCTGAGAGATAAGGGGTTTCCATCTTGAGAGCGTCTGGGAGCAAGGGCTGCTTCTTCCTGAGTGAGGGAGGAACGTCCAAGATGCAGGCCCTGAGGTCAGCATAAGGCTGAGGCAGCGTCCCTACGCTGACCCAGCGGTCGTGGCTTGGATTGTAGCAGTGAATCAGGTGGGTGTCGCGGTAGGTGTTGTGGCTGTAACCTCCCAGGATGTAGAGCTCCCCCTGCAGGACAACCGAGGCGGCGATGACGTGGGCTTGTGGCAGAGGACTGAGGGCCACCCACACGTCTGGGCCTGGGCTGTACACCTCACAGGCCAGCTGGTCGGCGTAGCCGCCGTGGCCGTCCCGCCAGCGCAGGCCGCCTGCCACGTAGAGCCGCCCGCCCAGCGCTTCCATGGCGTGGCCCGCCCGTTCTTCCCGCATGGTGGCCAGAGGGATGGGAGGGGCCCTTGGGCGATATTGGATCAGGGTTGTGTGGCAGCGGCATGAGCCATCGCTTCCACCGGAGACGTAGATGGATCCGTCCAAGACGCAGGCTGCGTGGCCGCAGAGCATAGCAGGCAGGGGCTCACAGGGCCTAGTGTGGAGGaaacagggaagggagggaagaacaTGAGGGCTTTGTTGGATCAAGCCAAAGGTTTGtctcaggggctctcaaactgggtcctcagatgttggactacaactcccatcaccctctgccctgccacattgttgtagcccagcaacatctcgGAACCCATGCTGGAGAACCCCTGAAAcaaaggagaggggagctggccttgtggtagcaagcatcatttgtccccttagctaagcagggtctaccctggttgcatatgaaagggagactagaagtgtgagcactggaagatattcccctcgggatggagtcgctctgggaagagcagaaggttccaagttccctccctggcaccatctccaaaatagggctgagagagattcctgcctgcaaccttggagaagccgctgcccgtctgtgaagacaatactgagctagatagaccaatggtctgactcagtatatggcagcttcctctgctccttccTGTGAAGTCAggataagatttttaaaaggcaaagaaAAAAAGGACGACAGAAGTGGGCGCGAGGAAAACCAGGATTATCAAAATACGCAGAAGAGAACAGACAGGAGCAGGCTGCGTTGGTGGGGCAAGGCCTcccacccgcccccgccccctcacCTCCAGGTGTTGTTCTCGGGGTCATAGCCTTCCACGGTGTCCAGGCAGTAGGCGTCGTTGGAGCTGCCTCCCAGCGCGTAGAAGAGCCCCTCCAGGAAGACAGCGGGGAAGTAGCTTCGGCAACTGGTCATGTCAGCCAGGCGCTCCCAGGTGCCGCCGAGGGGTTTGAACCTGTGGCAGGGGAGGCCAAGGGACAGCGATGCTGCTGCAGTCGGACGAAGACTGAGTCAGGCTATGCGTCATTGTGCCTAGCCTAGTtttgtctgctctgaccggcagtggctttccaagcaggtgtctcttccctcccctgaACCTTTTGACCTCTTGATTCAGTGGGCTGAGCCTGGGaccaccttctgcatgccaagccctctgccgctgagctatggctcctctgCACTGCTTcccacagaggttcccaacctgggctccccagatgctgctggactacagctcccatcatctcccactAGCCGTTGCAGCGGGGcctgatgagaattgtagtcctgtttatttatttatttatttattatttatttatttatttatttataatatttatgccccgcccctccggtgcactactgctcggggcagctcacaacaataagatagacacagatacaataaatgtgataaaattaaccagtttttttaaaatcagattaaaaaccacaattattaggttcaaattaaaactgaaaactataaaaagctaaagaacctaccagatataacaaaataataatggagtatcaaaaagcctcctttaaaaagtgcattttaagattttaaaaaaaaaaactttgagggaaggagcatggcgaagctcttcagggagggcgttccaaagccgaggggccacaaccgaaaaggccctgtctctagtccccatcaaccagatctttgttagtggcagggtcatgagcagggcctgagatgatgagcggagggccctggcagattcatatgggcgaatgcggtctgacagataccccagccccaagccgtgtagggctttaaagatcaatacCAGTACCTTGAATCTGTCCCTGTCTTTGGTCCTTGACCTCTTTCTACTGATCCTAACCCTTTTCTGTAGGTTGTTTCCCCAGACAGTGAGTCCAGCTCCAGCCTACACAACTAGAGTATTTCATCACCAGGAAAATTGCCTCTGAAACTCAATTTATGTCAACCCAATGAAGAAAAGCTCTATGGGTCATTCCCAGCCCCATCCATAGTGCTCCTCAGAGCAGGGATGTCTGGAGCAGGGAATAGAGGGGCAGTCACCCAGGAGGCACTGCATTGTAGCACAGCAACATAGACTCTTCTCGTTCTGGTAGACCCAGATTCATTATTAGGGGAGGGGGCTCCACTAGCTAGAAATTGCCCTGGAGGGATGGCTAAACATTGTCAAGATTGGCTGGCCTAagttacacacacagagacaaaccGATAACAGGCTAATTCACACggctgaaaactgggtaggagaagcttcctacccaattttgggagctgtgcacactcctgttttgtgataGTGTGCAAGGTGTGAGGCGCAGGCAGTGATCATCAACTAGCTTCCTGCTGGGTAGGAAGTCTTTCCCTCCCACCTCATTCAGCAACTGAgtgcagctgctgggtaggacagagctctcctacccagcaggagGCTAGCTAGAGGTCACTGCCAGGACCTCCCACCTTGTTTCCCCTTCGCACATGATCATTAAATGGGAGCATacccagctcctgaaactgggtaggatgttcctcctcctcctcctcctctactgctttttaacaaaagttctcaaaatggtttacactgaaaaataaataaataataaatgaatgatccCCTGTTCCTCAAAGCAGGAGCAGAGTGAGGCTGGTGatggcccgtgtgcggccactGCCGCCCTGGCCCCTGGCCCCTGGCCCCAccacccgcatctgatgtcaggtgcagggcctggctagccacacccctgcatctgatgtgagatgcggggtgtgtggtctcTCTTCCAAAcgaggccatgcggccccatttggaaaggagatcggcctgcactgtgttgggcagtgtgggcaggagtgactctccctgccttaaaggcagggagagccattccggccatgctgccaatgcaacacgggccgatctctctcctaaatggggccgcacggccccatttgggagggagatggatcggccctgctgcattggcagcaagaccagaagtggctctccctgcgtttaaggcagggagagtcactccggccacactgccaatgccgcgtgggccaattttggctccaaatggggcctcGCGGCCACTGATTaacagcggcccaggttctttgaacccattcacccaatggtggctccgcccttgcctcaaagggctcactgtcaaaaaaagaaacataaattagataccagcaacagccactggaaggatgctgtgctggggtttggtagggcctgttgctctccctccACAATATAAGAGATCTATTCTCACCCTGGACCCTGTAAAAGGCCCTGCCTCAGAGAATGGAGCTGGTTTCCCCGCATCCCAGTTCAAGAGGCAAGACTGCCAGCTCACCTGAACACTGAGCTCATGGTGTCCCGGATGCCGTAGAAGTGCTTTCCCCCAAAGATGTACATCATATTGTCCTTGACTGCCACAGCGTGCCGGAAACGCGGCCCTTCTGGGAGCTCCCCGAGACTGCGCCACTCCACTTGTTTGACCAATCCGATGCCGTTGAGGAAGCGGTGGGAGAACCAGAAATCCCGGCTGGGGCTGCGAGTGGCCATGTTCTTTGCCAGGGTATCTCCTCCACTAATGACAATCACCTTCTCCGGGTACCTCACTCGACAAGGAAGTTGCTCCATCTTGGAAGGGCCTGGCGGGATGCTGGACAACGATTCCACCATGAGGCTATAGAGTCGACCTGGGGCAGCCATCATGTCTATCGTACGCACTTGCTTGAGCTCCCGGGTGGACATCAAGGGGAACCTGATGCAGCGTAAGATTTTCTCAGCGTAATCCATCCGTCCAGCTCGGTCAGCGTCCAGCCAGCGGATGGCTCCCTGGAAGGCTTCTAATTCATTGAGGATGTAGAGGGCATCAGAGCTTAGGAAGCCTACCAGCTGGTTGACCGGGAGGTCTAGGAACTTGGGTGTGGCACAGACGTGGACAAAGTTCCTTAATACAAAGTTCTCGGCAGCCTTTTCCAACTCATGCAGGCCATAGGCACAGGCAAAGGAGAGGATGTCCAAGCTGGATTCGGGGCTCAGTTTTTGATGGAAGAAATCCAGGCAGAGTTCCAAGATCCCCGAGACCTGGTACTGAAGCGCAGCTTGTGCCGCATCGAAGAGGTCATCCCATCCGCCCGCCAGCATTCCCGAGTATGCAAAGGAGATGACCACACCCAGATCAGCAGAGGTGAAACGGGTGCAGAGAGGGGCATCCGCCTGACGAGATTCCCTCATGCCACTGGTGAACATGCCATAGAAGAACTCGCAGCCACAGGCCAAGGCCAGGCGATGAACTGGAAGGAGGGAAGATGAGATCAGAGGATCCAATGGCCATAGCTCTGTCAGGATCCCATTGTCCCAACCCAAAGACCTCTGCCAACCCAGCCCTGGATGTCTCCCTTTATCCCAACCCACAGGCCCTTCCTGTATCTGTTCTGGGCTTCCTGCCTGTTCTGACATGTTCACCTTGGTAAGTATCTCCCTCAGCCGTAAGCTCCAGGTCCCAGCCAATGCCTTCTTCATAAAGCTCCTCAAGGCTCCGCAGAGTCTCCCATTTCTCTTCTGATGGGCTCAGCCCATCCTCTGTGTCTGTCCCAATCAATACTGCCTTGCAGATATTGGCCACACGAGGGACGCCCAGTGCTTCAGCTGCTTCTAATACTTCCTCAGCCACCTCTGGCGTGGCCTCCAATATCCCAGTGTAGGCAAAATTCACAATGGCCTCCCAGCCACGTGGTGTGGTCACACCATCCAGCTCCACCACCCCTTGCACCCTGCACTCTAAACGCTGCCGGAACATGGAGCTGACTGCAGCAAGGAGTGCACCGTGGGTTTTGTAGTTCCTTTGGCCTAGGGTCACAGTCACATCCACAAGCTGGTGCTGGTCTCTCAGCTGGCAAGCTGCCGCAAAGAACCCTTCTGCGTGGCCCTCATTCCGTATCTCCCACCGCTGCTCGGCTGCGTGAGCCACAGCGCCCTCTGAGGGGCTCTCTGTGCATGACATCACTGCCTGCAAAGATTTCTGTAGGGAGAGAAAACATGAAAGTCGGAAGACAAAGCAGGCGAAGGTAAAGGAATGTGGATGAACCGGAGATGGAGACTCACAGCCACATTACATAACACGCCCTCGAGTTACTCAAACCTAAAGCACAACCACAATACATGAAGTAATTGTATGCTTGGTGGCCGCGTTAATTGGCAAGGGAGCAACTGCATGTGCAGTGGTGACTGTAATAATGGGAAAAGGCTATTTTGTTCCCAACAgtaataacaattttaaaaatgcttcagAAAAGGTAAACTGTCAGGCAGAATTCTGTAGTTGTTGACTGGATTCTGGACAACTATAAACCATTTACTTGCATTTCCCACAGTGGAGATGGCGAGGGCTCCTTTtctatataaacaatataaaatatgTGTGCAAGAGTATTTTTTATTGCAATCATGTGCATCTTGCATTTGTGTAACCTGGATGTTGTGATCTGAATCTGAGTGCTTGCCTAATGTGGGTGTTCAGATGTTCATTTCTGGGAAGTAAGAGTGATTATCCTGTTCTGGTTAATTATTTTTTGTGACAAGTGACTTCCTACAAACATAGTTGTGTAGCTAATGTGCACACGCCTGAGTGAGTATGCTGTGAGTCAGTCTGCGATGAAGGCTCCACATGTGTTTATGGGACATCTTTGTAATCTCCCACCTTTATTTACGGTGCACTTTTTATGCTGAGATGCAGCTATGATGAGTGTCTTTCCGAAATGCAAAGGGGAGAGAGTAGTGTGGACATGCCAACCCCACATTATAGCCCCCCCCCAGTTGCTCCAGCCTCTCAGGAGCCTCCTCTTCAACCCTCCCAGAAATGTTGTTACCCTATTGGGGGTCCCCAACCCCAACCTCTCACCTGCTGGGCCTGCTCAGTCTGGGGTCTTCTTGGGCCTACGCAGCATCCGTAGCTGCAGTGTGACCTCTGGGGAATGTTGGCTACCAGCCCAGGTGCCAGCTTGTCAAGTTAATTTTAGTCAGGCTGAAGGCTttgaaggaggagggggcaggaagagatgagggagtgaaaagccAGAACCTGGTACAacaccaccccgccccccccgcaaACTACTAAGGTTCTGTCCTCACAAACACCAACTCAGGAGACAAATCCATTTCCCAGCTGAACCACTTCAGGCTGAATTCAACTGCCTAtataggggcgtagcaaggttggagtgggcccagagacaagattttaaaatgcccctccccgaagctcagctcatgaagtaaagaaatcttaaatgaggctgaatagtggtaacaaaaagcgtagTGAAATTTATGTTATATATGtcatctatgtgccacaatagcacctcatcctaaattattttttttaatgttttgtaaattgtggacaatgcaggtcatttaatggtactagagaaagacatgctgctctggtagctccaggtcttaacactcccatcaatttcggaggatgaatacaactgaaggaagcctgggcgggtgtgcggctgggggagtcagtcatgtgacttgcctcaggggggagcaaggcagtgggcccccagacaactatctccccttgccctactatagttacgcccctgtgtctaTAAACAAATCCCCATGTAGAACTAATGTGTAATGCAGATATTCCTTCTACCATGGGTATTCCTTCTGTATGACATGCTGGTTGTGTACAactggggttggggttttttggtgtgtgttttttttgtttgttttttgtttgtttgttcgattgtTTATTTGCTTATTGGCTGTTTGTAAGGCCTCAACCCTCATATACATTACAACAACAAGATTCCTGGCTCCCTCTTCGGTCTGTAGAGTTACAGGCCGTCTTCCTCAGGGGcgacccttccatgaggtgagggcacacagttgcctcaggcagcagattactggagcTCCAGCAAGATGCCCTTTTGCCCCTTCTTtctggaaaaggggggaaagaggggggaaatgcgcTGAAGGGGCCGGCAGCATTTGATGCCCTGCCTCAGGTCCGAGAGGGCTTGACCCAGCACTGATCTTCCTTTGTCTTGTTTGTTTGATAATATTCTGCCCTTCAACACATATGTGGTCTCAGGGCAGCTCATGggctttaaacattaaaacatagAAGAATAAAAAAGGACGTATAAATTTAGGACAAGAATGGCCTGCAGCAAGACAACCCAGTTCTCTCCGGCCATAACTGCTTAGGGATGTCAAtgtcaatggtggtggtggtggtgatgatgatgataatgacaaatatttatatgccacttttcaacaaaacaagttctcaaagcagtttacacagaaaaataaataagatggttccctgtctccaaagagctcgcCATCTAATCATTCTGTTTCCCCTCCTGGCACACACCATCCTGCATGTGGGGGGCAGAAGTTCCAGAATGGTGTCCTGGGAGAGGAAGTGGGCTGCACCACCTTGATTGCACGTGGCCAGGGCTGACTCAGACAGATTGTACAAACCAGCCCCTTAGTGATTTAAAAGACCCAGGAAAATAGAAGGTCTTCACCCAGTGCTGGAATGGCATCCAACATGGCCATGCCAGATGGTGGAATTCTCTGATGGAATTCCCCCCTGAAGGATATTTGTAATACCCTGCCACCACCAGACCAAGACTAAATCCAAGAACATCAGTGAGGAATATATTCCATTTGTGGTTGGCTTTCAGTCTGCTTCAGCTCACTGTCACCAAGCAATCGGGGACATCTGCCCCATTAGAGCAAATTCTGAACATCTGAGAAAAGCCATCAGTCACCCAGATTTGACTGCCCTTCGCTAACCTGCGGAAGCTCCTTGTGAGAGCAGGTCTTAAACCGCCTACTGCCAATCCAGGATCACACCACTGCCGATCCAGCCCAGGTATCACCTgtgctttcattcattcattcattcattcattcattcatttagattGCTTAATTAGtttctataccagccttccaaaaatgactcagggcagtttacattaaaataaaaacaactaaaatcaattaacacttaaaatcagaaactataaaaacaatattttgtttatttatgtatttttacattttatatcccgctcttcctccaaggagcctagagtggtatATGACATACGtaggtttctcgtcacaacagTAGAGGAGAAGTAGGTACTCTGCTTCACAACAGTagcagtgaagtaggttaggctgagagagaagtaactggcccagagttaaaaccaattaacaattaaaacatttaaagcagtttttaaaccctggaaaaacaggccaaacatttacagtttaaaaaccattaaaaaaaaccctgcaaggccaggccaaacagacaggtcttAAGGGAGCTATAAGAGAGAACACCACATTCAGAAGTACAGTTATCAATAAAATTGACTGCATCACACAAAACATCACCTGTACTTCTGGTAATGAGATCTAAATCACAGGGTGCAAACATCTAGGATGTTGGGTGCAATATGTTGGGAAAACATCCACAGACCTGAGAACTACACAGCTACAACCCACAAACTAGCTATAACCAAatttaaataatacattaaaactGAACCACTGGTTGAAAAACATTTCATCTCCAGTCAGCATGCTTTATCTGATTTGGCAATattgcctgggtgctttccagactagaccctacaacggggtcaggacaaaTCTTGGAagcgtgcttccacacttcctgtctcgtgacaccacagtccctacgcagacagcagggtactgttcacatttccaatgccttgttatcaatttaatcactgtgatatagagcaaggatgtcacatatctggcgtgaaaaagttgctgttttttcgggttgttagttgctgcaagactgctccccctg
Coding sequences within it:
- the KLHL33 gene encoding kelch-like protein 33, which translates into the protein MSCTESPSEGAVAHAAEQRWEIRNEGHAEGFFAAACQLRDQHQLVDVTVTLGQRNYKTHGALLAAVSSMFRQRLECRVQGVVELDGVTTPRGWEAIVNFAYTGILEATPEVAEEVLEAAEALGVPRVANICKAVLIGTDTEDGLSPSEEKWETLRSLEELYEEGIGWDLELTAEGDTYQVHRLALACGCEFFYGMFTSGMRESRQADAPLCTRFTSADLGVVISFAYSGMLAGGWDDLFDAAQAALQYQVSGILELCLDFFHQKLSPESSLDILSFACAYGLHELEKAAENFVLRNFVHVCATPKFLDLPVNQLVGFLSSDALYILNELEAFQGAIRWLDADRAGRMDYAEKILRCIRFPLMSTRELKQVRTIDMMAAPGRLYSLMVESLSSIPPGPSKMEQLPCRVRYPEKVIVISGGDTLAKNMATRSPSRDFWFSHRFLNGIGLVKQVEWRSLGELPEGPRFRHAVAVKDNMMYIFGGKHFYGIRDTMSSVFRFKPLGGTWERLADMTSCRSYFPAVFLEGLFYALGGSSNDAYCLDTVEGYDPENNTWRPCEPLPAMLCGHAACVLDGSIYVSGGSDGSCRCHTTLIQYRPRAPPIPLATMREERAGHAMEALGGRLYVAGGLRWRDGHGGYADQLACEVYSPGPDVWVALSPLPQAHVIAASVVLQGELYILGGYSHNTYRDTHLIHCYNPSHDRWVSVGTLPQPYADLRACILDVPPSLRKKQPLLPDALKMETPYLSEELHYEHS